CGCTTAAATGAAATAAGTCCGCCGAGTGATGTAATAGCAACGCCTAAAAAGCCAAGCAATGAGTTAGTCTCGCCGGTATTAGGAAGGACCTTCTTATTACTATTACTTGTGTTTTGAGTCGCTGGATCTTGTGGTGCCGGTTTTGGATCAGCGGGTGCTGGATCTTGTGGTG
This sequence is a window from bacterium. Protein-coding genes within it:
- a CDS encoding LPXTG cell wall anchor domain-containing protein, with the protein product PQDPAPADPKPAPQDPATQNTSNSNKKVLPNTGETNSLLGFLGVAITSLGGLISFKRRQ